The Tubulanus polymorphus chromosome 1, tnTubPoly1.2, whole genome shotgun sequence genome contains a region encoding:
- the LOC141903702 gene encoding uncharacterized protein LOC141903702 isoform X1, giving the protein MPVVSARIPNRRQKHSQNRPVQLREGRPIPNTYAWSVTSSVEPKQSLKPKMPAKPGRFMKNLSGKVVYSPNKPGPINFTVDYNWTPQEADQQISGTPVESNHPFAGTRRPKSAPPSKWNYIDNSGGHTPIFVRTNSTTELNDDVVSQRFVSPNYAKNNSFLQRPKSDGPINKPQYPNHTRLTPTGAVQSPHAEQFSGMNTGHVLSVEERLRSLVNPSAGIADAEPQISKPHFEDSDILLPPKKDRTASTDDSVFYDNEAFDGCYSPFRGIAKQLGTNYIPSRPSEKKPGPRAEVILNRPYHTPTTVPPPYRKLPSYHQSTAFIRNNENQDELQDICNRLNKMPENSVPTQITSSQPILSKSPIRQVQANALMSEQTSSRPTPVGESSPSSRNSSFLSALGEGYISYSKPGMYPHFTNTSSVTVPLTTPSGPQISTRPKDYYFPQYHVPEKISSAVLETSKMKNQGYYGFGIQLMPSDTINMQKRINNPAGLNSTQVPQRSRQHEINELNQKSQLVKSVQDSSAEAGESKLLHHANDRIEQLSESQPVQFSESDHEDSSHNSGNIPKLGDPFSELHMEFLRPLASDEESMRSVTPPLPPLSPTTSVTSSPSPSHQITLQSSSLKQSPPAPDLLTNTNEISLSPTRGAGSPHVEVKRRRSVSRLTRNASYEKRLLRQGINESSESDIEISSSSPDRSRSSPIRIITPSNQIESHDAAIIHKKLDGLEVMYHEILKMLGIEKDFVISARRNSTSSIDMGKPAARFLNVSAQKTRHKDMKLIDKRFARLESHVVTLARSVAHLSSEMRQHNVLIDELESVKQELFTLKQQQNNIGGAHSDRPLTEWEKFRKWVSSITNPRRVNKLRKFFGQDPLLHLFLEKLGYEKYAQRLDAEKIGMIELPYLTEDRLQKIGIPMGPRLRILQEAQLCFRQENLDIYII; this is encoded by the exons ATGCCTGTTGTATCGGCCCGTATTCCAAATCGCAGACAAAAACACAGTCAAAATCGTCCCGTTCAACTCCGAGAGGGTCGACCAATTCCCAACACATATGCGTGGTCCGTTACTTCTTCAGTTGAACCGAAGCAATCATTAAAACCGAAGATGCCAGCAAAACCTGGTCGTTTCATGAAGAATCTCAGTGGAAAAGTTGTATATTCACCAAATAAACCGGGCCCTATTAATTTTACTGTTGATTATAACTGGACACCGCAAGAGGCTGACCAG cAAATTTCTGGAACTCCAGTGGAATCTAATCATCCATTTGCCGGGACTCGGCGTCCTAAGTCTGCACCACCATCGAAGTGGAATTACATCG ataattcTGGTGGCCATACTCCAATATTTGTACGTACAAAT TCAACAACAGAATTGAACGATGATGTTGTGTCCCAAAGATTTGTGTCTCCTAATTATGCCAAGAACAATTCTTTCTTACAAAGACCTAAGAGTGATGGACCGATAAACAAACCTCAGTATCCTAACCACACACGATTGACGCCGACTGGTGCAGTTCAGTCACCACATGCTGAGCAG TTCAGTGGTATGAATACAGGTCATGTATTATCAGTAGAAGAACGTTTACGATCACTAGTGAATCCATCTGCTGGAATTGCCGATGCAGAACCTCAAATATCCAAACCG CACTTTGAAGACAGTGACATTCTGTTGCCTCCGAAAAAAGACCGGACTGCATCTACGGATGATAGCGTGTTTTACGATAATGAAGCATTTGATGGATGTTATTCACCATTTCGTGGTATAGCCAAACAATTGGGCACTAACTACATT CCATCCAGACCCTCGGAGAAGAAACCGGGTCCACGAGCTGAAGTAATTCTCAACCGTCCTTATCACACACCTACCACTGTACCACCTCCGTATCGCAAACTTCCGTCCTATCACCAGAGCACGGCTTTCATTAGAAACAATGAAAA TCAAGATGAGCTTCAGGATATTTGTAATAGGTTAAACAAGATGCCTGAGAATAGTGTGCCAACTCAAATAACATCTAGTCAG CCAATTCTATCCAAGTCTCCCATCAGACAAGTTCAGGCTAATGCACTAATGTCAGAACAAACATCGTCAAGACCAACGCCGGTAGGAGAAAGCTCGCCGAGCAGTCGTAATTCTAGTTTTCTGAGCGCTTTGGGAGAAGGTTACATTAGCTACAGCAAACCGGGAATGTATCCTCATTTTACGAACACTTCATCAGTTACCGTCCCGCTGACTACGCCCAGCGGTCCTCAGATTTCAACGCGTCCAAAGGATTACTATTTTCCACAGTATCATGTCCCGGAAAAGATTAGCTCGGCTGTACTAGaaacatcaaaaatgaaaaatcaaggATATTACGGGTTTGGCATACAGTTGATGCCCAGCGATACGATTAATATGCAAAAACGAATTAATAATCCGGCTGGTTTGAATTCCACTCAGGTGCCTCAGAGGTCTAGGcaacatgaaataaatgaactgAATCAGAAATCTCAACTCGTCAAGAGCGTACAAGATTCTTCAGCTGAGGCTGGTGAATCAAAATTGTTGCATCATGCTAATGATAGAATTGAACAATTATCTGAATCTCAACCAGTTCAGTTTAGCGAATCGGATCATGAAGATTCATCTCATAACTCTGGAAATATTCCAAAACTCGGGGATCCATTTTCCGAGCTGCATATGGAGTTTTTGCGGCCGTTAGCTAGCGACGAGGAATCGATGAGGTCTGTTACGCCACCACTGCCTCCACTTTCACCGACCACATCGGTTACTTCATCTCCTTCACCGTCACATCAGATCACACTGCAGTCTTCATCGCTTAAGCAGTCACCTCCAGCTCCTGATTTGCTCACTAATACAAATGAAATAAGCCTGTCACCGACGAGGGGCGCTGGCAGTCCACATGTTGAGGTGAAGAGGCGAAGATCAGTTTCACGTTTGACCAGGAACGCAAGCTATGAAAAACGTCTACTAAGACAAG GAATAAATGAATCTTCTGAGAGTGATATCGAAATTTCCTCGAGTTCCCCCGATCGAAGCAGAAGCAGTCCGATACGGATAATTACTCCGAGTAATCAGATTGAGTCGCATGACGCGGCAATCATACACAAAAAACTAGATGGCCTCGAAGTGATGTACCacgaaattctgaaaatgttgGGCATAGAAAAAGATTTTGTTATTAGTGCTCGGAGGAACTCGACCAGCTCAATAGATATGGGGAAGCCGGCTGCCAGATTTCTTAATGTATCTGCTCAGAAGACAAGACACAAGGATATGAA ATTAATCGATAAACGATTTGCACGACTTGAATCTCATGTCGTTACACTGGCAAGAAGTGTGGCTCACTTGTCATCTGAAATGAGACAACACAACGTTCTAATCGACGAACTGGAATCTGTTAAACAAGAACTATTCACCTTGAAGCAGCAACAGAACAACATAGGCGGTGCCCATTCGGATAGACCGTTGACCGAATGGGAAAAATTCCGTAAATGGGTCTCGAGTATCACTAATCCAAGAAGGGTGAATAAGCTAAGAAA GTTTTTTGGCCAAGATCCTTTACTACATTTATTTCTGGAAAAGTTGGGATATGAG aaatacgCTCAAAGGCTAGATGCTGAAAAGATTGGAATGATCGAGTTGCCTTACCTCACTGAAGATCGGCTACAAAAGATAGGCATTCCAATGGGACCACGTCTTAGAATACTTCAAGAAGCACAACTGTGTTTCAGGCAGGAAAACTTGgacatatatattatttga
- the LOC141903702 gene encoding uncharacterized protein LOC141903702 isoform X2, producing the protein MPVVSARIPNRRQKHSQNRPVQLREGRPIPNTYAWSVTSSVEPKQSLKPKMPAKPGRFMKNLSGKVVYSPNKPGPINFTVDYNWTPQEADQQISGTPVESNHPFAGTRRPKSAPPSKWNYIDNSGGHTPIFSTTELNDDVVSQRFVSPNYAKNNSFLQRPKSDGPINKPQYPNHTRLTPTGAVQSPHAEQFSGMNTGHVLSVEERLRSLVNPSAGIADAEPQISKPHFEDSDILLPPKKDRTASTDDSVFYDNEAFDGCYSPFRGIAKQLGTNYIPSRPSEKKPGPRAEVILNRPYHTPTTVPPPYRKLPSYHQSTAFIRNNENQDELQDICNRLNKMPENSVPTQITSSQPILSKSPIRQVQANALMSEQTSSRPTPVGESSPSSRNSSFLSALGEGYISYSKPGMYPHFTNTSSVTVPLTTPSGPQISTRPKDYYFPQYHVPEKISSAVLETSKMKNQGYYGFGIQLMPSDTINMQKRINNPAGLNSTQVPQRSRQHEINELNQKSQLVKSVQDSSAEAGESKLLHHANDRIEQLSESQPVQFSESDHEDSSHNSGNIPKLGDPFSELHMEFLRPLASDEESMRSVTPPLPPLSPTTSVTSSPSPSHQITLQSSSLKQSPPAPDLLTNTNEISLSPTRGAGSPHVEVKRRRSVSRLTRNASYEKRLLRQGINESSESDIEISSSSPDRSRSSPIRIITPSNQIESHDAAIIHKKLDGLEVMYHEILKMLGIEKDFVISARRNSTSSIDMGKPAARFLNVSAQKTRHKDMKLIDKRFARLESHVVTLARSVAHLSSEMRQHNVLIDELESVKQELFTLKQQQNNIGGAHSDRPLTEWEKFRKWVSSITNPRRVNKLRKFFGQDPLLHLFLEKLGYEKYAQRLDAEKIGMIELPYLTEDRLQKIGIPMGPRLRILQEAQLCFRQENLDIYII; encoded by the exons ATGCCTGTTGTATCGGCCCGTATTCCAAATCGCAGACAAAAACACAGTCAAAATCGTCCCGTTCAACTCCGAGAGGGTCGACCAATTCCCAACACATATGCGTGGTCCGTTACTTCTTCAGTTGAACCGAAGCAATCATTAAAACCGAAGATGCCAGCAAAACCTGGTCGTTTCATGAAGAATCTCAGTGGAAAAGTTGTATATTCACCAAATAAACCGGGCCCTATTAATTTTACTGTTGATTATAACTGGACACCGCAAGAGGCTGACCAG cAAATTTCTGGAACTCCAGTGGAATCTAATCATCCATTTGCCGGGACTCGGCGTCCTAAGTCTGCACCACCATCGAAGTGGAATTACATCG ataattcTGGTGGCCATACTCCAATATTT TCAACAACAGAATTGAACGATGATGTTGTGTCCCAAAGATTTGTGTCTCCTAATTATGCCAAGAACAATTCTTTCTTACAAAGACCTAAGAGTGATGGACCGATAAACAAACCTCAGTATCCTAACCACACACGATTGACGCCGACTGGTGCAGTTCAGTCACCACATGCTGAGCAG TTCAGTGGTATGAATACAGGTCATGTATTATCAGTAGAAGAACGTTTACGATCACTAGTGAATCCATCTGCTGGAATTGCCGATGCAGAACCTCAAATATCCAAACCG CACTTTGAAGACAGTGACATTCTGTTGCCTCCGAAAAAAGACCGGACTGCATCTACGGATGATAGCGTGTTTTACGATAATGAAGCATTTGATGGATGTTATTCACCATTTCGTGGTATAGCCAAACAATTGGGCACTAACTACATT CCATCCAGACCCTCGGAGAAGAAACCGGGTCCACGAGCTGAAGTAATTCTCAACCGTCCTTATCACACACCTACCACTGTACCACCTCCGTATCGCAAACTTCCGTCCTATCACCAGAGCACGGCTTTCATTAGAAACAATGAAAA TCAAGATGAGCTTCAGGATATTTGTAATAGGTTAAACAAGATGCCTGAGAATAGTGTGCCAACTCAAATAACATCTAGTCAG CCAATTCTATCCAAGTCTCCCATCAGACAAGTTCAGGCTAATGCACTAATGTCAGAACAAACATCGTCAAGACCAACGCCGGTAGGAGAAAGCTCGCCGAGCAGTCGTAATTCTAGTTTTCTGAGCGCTTTGGGAGAAGGTTACATTAGCTACAGCAAACCGGGAATGTATCCTCATTTTACGAACACTTCATCAGTTACCGTCCCGCTGACTACGCCCAGCGGTCCTCAGATTTCAACGCGTCCAAAGGATTACTATTTTCCACAGTATCATGTCCCGGAAAAGATTAGCTCGGCTGTACTAGaaacatcaaaaatgaaaaatcaaggATATTACGGGTTTGGCATACAGTTGATGCCCAGCGATACGATTAATATGCAAAAACGAATTAATAATCCGGCTGGTTTGAATTCCACTCAGGTGCCTCAGAGGTCTAGGcaacatgaaataaatgaactgAATCAGAAATCTCAACTCGTCAAGAGCGTACAAGATTCTTCAGCTGAGGCTGGTGAATCAAAATTGTTGCATCATGCTAATGATAGAATTGAACAATTATCTGAATCTCAACCAGTTCAGTTTAGCGAATCGGATCATGAAGATTCATCTCATAACTCTGGAAATATTCCAAAACTCGGGGATCCATTTTCCGAGCTGCATATGGAGTTTTTGCGGCCGTTAGCTAGCGACGAGGAATCGATGAGGTCTGTTACGCCACCACTGCCTCCACTTTCACCGACCACATCGGTTACTTCATCTCCTTCACCGTCACATCAGATCACACTGCAGTCTTCATCGCTTAAGCAGTCACCTCCAGCTCCTGATTTGCTCACTAATACAAATGAAATAAGCCTGTCACCGACGAGGGGCGCTGGCAGTCCACATGTTGAGGTGAAGAGGCGAAGATCAGTTTCACGTTTGACCAGGAACGCAAGCTATGAAAAACGTCTACTAAGACAAG GAATAAATGAATCTTCTGAGAGTGATATCGAAATTTCCTCGAGTTCCCCCGATCGAAGCAGAAGCAGTCCGATACGGATAATTACTCCGAGTAATCAGATTGAGTCGCATGACGCGGCAATCATACACAAAAAACTAGATGGCCTCGAAGTGATGTACCacgaaattctgaaaatgttgGGCATAGAAAAAGATTTTGTTATTAGTGCTCGGAGGAACTCGACCAGCTCAATAGATATGGGGAAGCCGGCTGCCAGATTTCTTAATGTATCTGCTCAGAAGACAAGACACAAGGATATGAA ATTAATCGATAAACGATTTGCACGACTTGAATCTCATGTCGTTACACTGGCAAGAAGTGTGGCTCACTTGTCATCTGAAATGAGACAACACAACGTTCTAATCGACGAACTGGAATCTGTTAAACAAGAACTATTCACCTTGAAGCAGCAACAGAACAACATAGGCGGTGCCCATTCGGATAGACCGTTGACCGAATGGGAAAAATTCCGTAAATGGGTCTCGAGTATCACTAATCCAAGAAGGGTGAATAAGCTAAGAAA GTTTTTTGGCCAAGATCCTTTACTACATTTATTTCTGGAAAAGTTGGGATATGAG aaatacgCTCAAAGGCTAGATGCTGAAAAGATTGGAATGATCGAGTTGCCTTACCTCACTGAAGATCGGCTACAAAAGATAGGCATTCCAATGGGACCACGTCTTAGAATACTTCAAGAAGCACAACTGTGTTTCAGGCAGGAAAACTTGgacatatatattatttga
- the LOC141905934 gene encoding UPF0389 protein CG9231-like yields MLSISRLFRASRGLVQNSSRFCSGASTAAKQEVKKEYVTLSNFDKKVMAWSKIYKNLSDVPDKVSVAKMKRGRDWFRIRMSIGMIFITSVACIAMIFSGKTTHNHGHSVEEYNKEWHKKVKETGDVHTKPKVISLKE; encoded by the exons ATGTTGTCCATAAGTAGATTATTTCGTGCATCGCGGGGATTAGTTCAGAATAGTTCGCGATTCTGCAGTGGTGCATCTACAGCGG cAAAGCAAGAAGTCAAGAAAGAATATGTTACATTATCGAATTTTGATAAGAAGGTGATGGCGTGGtctaaaatatacaaaaacctgTCGGATGTTCCGGACAAAGTGTC ggTGGCAAAGATGAAGAGAGGAAGAGATTGGTTCCGTATCCGTATGAGCATCGGTATGATATTCATTACTTCAGTAGCCTGCATAGCCATGATATTTAGTGGAAAAACCACTCATAACCACGGCCACAGTGTtgaagaatataacaaagaatgGCACAAAAAAGTTAAGGAAACCGGTGACGTCCACACTAAACCGAAAGTCATTTCCCTCAAAGAGTAA
- the LOC141905736 gene encoding zinc finger-containing ubiquitin peptidase 1-like, translating to MAEGGVLFFTCDICGQEGLSENDMKTHVLIEHVEGAITCPFCDIEGSTSEEMNMHINAEHLDVLSPTKTEINGPLAPALPNRKSSFNPRKNSGDEVNGMHVDDNNSLDLDPSPSSSECSLELVHSSSSSSRLSDEEQVKKRAKLRLNVTINSPRKTKCDTVQSAFTEMRKSARKDIQIVNVLDEPDDNANSDMVEVYSCPLCVWTTTNEDEITRHVNVQHLDLLSPALKNNNRTVNGVRYDSENNVIAEDPDAPVQFICPICGLLADCALTLEVHVNTKHLEILSPDSAQVTASNSMVNHEEMSEDAVHQCPVCGMEDFDPYTLTTHVEGHFSAANTPAPEAADNIVAQELERREKMAAQHQEQKEFDKLQAMYGMDNKTDFVKQTEKNLERAVVRGDMSISDYYAKKLDIQQANTLGVDDGHSCTKGITVKLREFYQNNNSVHQWWLCSDLDHYASTYGDKGWGCGYRNVQMLLSSLAMHRSYRLVLFNGRPMIPSIPKIQRLIEAAWQKGFDLQGCEQLGGKVVDTNKWIGATEVVATLASLKIKCQLVDFHAPTNQDGTHPRMFEWVRDYFKIASDFKPPLYLQHHGHSRTIIGAEQARDGSIKLLIFDPIYTHKQMQQFMGMINNNMMRTMRRSLNSMKAKQYQIVAARGILSDTEYEESKIIKSDRIPA from the exons ATGGCTGAGGGCGGTGTGTTGTTTTTTACGTGTGATATCTGCGGTCAAGAAGGATTATCAGAGAACGACATGAAAACGCATGTACTTATCGAGCATGTTGAAGGTGCTATCACTTGTCCTTTCTGTGACATAGAAGGGAGCACTTCGGAAGAAATGAACATGCATATCAATGCTGAACATCTCGATGTTCTGAGCCCAacaaaaactgaaataaacGGACCTCTAGCACCGGCTTTGCCTAACCGAAAAAGTTCTTTTAATCCTAGAAAGAATAGTGGCGATGAAGTTAATGGAATGCATGTCGATGACAATAACAGTTTAGATTTGGATCCATCTCCTTCTAGTAGTGAATGTTCATTGGAATTGGTTCACTCGTCATCGAGTAGCTCGCGACTGTCCGATGAAGAGCAAGTGAAAAAACGTGCTAAATTACGTCTGAACGTCACCATAAATAGTCCACGTAAAACCAAATGCGACACCGTGCAATCTGCATTCACTGAAATGCGAAAATCTGCTCGGAAAGATATACAAATTGTAAACGTGCTGGATGAACCGGATGACAACGCGAATAGCGACATGGTTGAGGTTTATTCATGTCCGTTGTGCGTGTGGACGACGACGAATGAAGACGAAATCACTCGACACGTTAATGTTCAACATTTAGATCTTTTGAGCCCGGCTCTGAAAAACAATAACCGAACGGTTAACGGCGTACGTTACGACAGCGAAAATAACGTTATCGCTGAAGACCCTGATGCCCCTGTGCAGTTTATTTGTCCAATCTGTGGCCTGCTCGCCGATTGCGCACTGACGTTAGAGGTACATGTAAATACTAAGCATTTAGAAATTCTCAGTCCAGATAGCGCTCAGGTGACTGCTAGTAACTCTATGGTGAACCACGAGGAAATGtctgaagatgctgtacacCAGTGCCCTGTATGTGGTATGGAAGATTTTGATCCTTACACTCTCACTACTCATGTCGAAGGTCATTTTTCAGCGGCTAATACTCCTG CTCCAGAAGCTGCTGATAATATTGTTGCGCAAGAATTGGAAAGACGagaaaagatggcagcacaacATCAAGAACAAAAGGAATTTGATAAACTTCAG GCAATGTATGGTATGGAcaataaaactgattttgtcAAACAGACTGAGAAGAACTTAGAAAGAGCTGTCGTCCGTGGAGACATGTCTATATCTGATTATTATGCCAAAAAATTGGACATTCAGCAAGCCAACACACTTGGAGTTGATGATGGTCATTCATGCACAAAAG GTATCACTGTCAAGCTTCGGGAATTTTATCAGAACAATAACAGTGTCCATCAGTGGTGGTTGTGTTCTGATTTGGATCACTATGCATCAACGTACGGAGATAAGGGTTGGGGCTGCGGTTACCGTAATGTACAAATGTTACTCTCTTCACTGGCTATGCACAGGTCATATCGACTTGTTTTATTTAATG GTCGACCAATGATTCCATCCATTCCAAAAATTCAGCGTTTAATCGAAGCTGCCTGGCAAAAAGGCTTCGATCTCCAAGGTTGTGAACAGTTAGGTGGAAAGGTGGTCGATACAAACAAGTGGATAGGGGCTACAGAAGTTGTTGCTACTCTTGCTTCATTAAAGATCAA GTGTCAACTGGTCGATTTCCACGCCCCAACTAACCAGGATGGCACCCACCCTAGAATGTTCGAATGGGTACGAGATTACTTCAAAATAGCATCAGATTTCAAACCACCTCTTTATTTACAACACCATG GACATAGTCGAACCATCATTGGAGCTGAGCAGGCGCGGGATGGGTCGATCAAGTTGCTGATATTTGACCCGATTTATACTCACAAACAAATGCAGCAGTTCATGGGAATGATTAATAACAATATGATGCGAACAATGAGACGTAGTTTAAACAGCATGAAAGCGAAACAGTACCAGATTGTAGCTGCACGGGGTATACTCAGCGATACTGAATATGAG GAAAGTAAGATTATCAAATCAGACCGGATTCCAGCTTAG
- the LOC141898987 gene encoding metabotropic glutamate receptor 3-like, whose protein sequence is MGIMGIIFEYINTTTAGNYVPDLKESYIFKSGDLNIAGYFDIHHYDQDTGFCSSEIYTLGIYRSVAFMYAIEQINANDAILPNVSLGYVIFDNCWKDKIALARSMFILPDKKTVSSTCQNDADWRRNCLTGSRQFDVVGVVGPGSSSSAIMVSPLLSLFHKPMISYFATANQLSDKNVHPYFFRTVPPDKYQVETMIRLLLHFKWSYIAAVFSQGGYGTEGVKHIQERVASKGICFETLAEIRIHSYQEDYDMIVRRLILGKSKVVIVFANTIDTVNFIDAVSRAQQTDKYVFIFSDSITSIIASTDKFQKIPVGSFGVTQFTVHDPGFEKYYRSMRTLNISGDLTLFDDIVESSCSPHSESCSLLRNSSDLTVSLVIDSVYAYANALHTLIVSECLNTSKNVRTCVTGSLLRSFLGNVSFEGLVGKIEFDSNGDVVGYLEIRNFQLVNGLRHARRVGLYHIANDDLSMYDDGKVVWPYGFKSNSSSPPISACSEHCSPGFYRLPKDVPCCWECKRCRENEITNENRSKCTKCPQFQWPDKLWHTCMNIEPTFIHWSEPVAIGISTLASIGIIVTIIIFVIFTYFRNSKLIKASSTEIMYMILLGIFCSLFLCFVFFAKPSMITCQVTQFGFHVSFTFTYAPLMVKTRRIFSIFYYGSRTKRPPRFVNSKSQIVIASILITVQVFVCVLIAAVEPPHRKLYMRILTVKKVELGCDTSMRTTMICVSYNLILIIACTYYAIRSRKVPENFNESRFISFSVYTTLILWLVFIPTFFTASQEKAKVVYLTLAMIINSYVVHVCLFLPKLYAVMFVDENDIRVLQTTARNGSRAVAESPMITNKKSISSPLHNSIVKPQNDLQ, encoded by the exons ATGGGAATAATGGGAATAATATTCGAGTATATTAACACAACAACAGCCGGGAATTATGTGCCGGATTTAAAAGAGagttatattttcaaatccgGTGATCTAAACATCGCCGGATACTTCGATATTCATCATTACGACCAGGACACGGGTTTTTGTAGCAGCGAAATATACACTCTCGGTATATACAGATCCGTAGCCTTCATGTACGCCATCGAACAAATCAATGCAAACGATGCCATCCTTCCAAATGTCAGCCTTGGTTAtgttatatttgataattgttgGAAAGACAAAATTGCTCTGGCGCGTTCGATGTTTATTTTACCGGACAAAAAGACAGTATCGAGCACATGTCAAAATGATGCTGATTGGCGCAGAAACTGCCTAACCGGAAGTCGCCAATTTGACGTCGTAGGAGTAGTTGGACCCGGAAGTAGTTCATCGGCTATAATGGTTTCACCGCTCTTATCTCTATTCCACAAACCAATGATTAGTTATTTCGCCACCGCGAATCAATTAAGTGACAAAAATGTTCATCCATATTTCTTCCGTACAGTGCCACCTGATAAGTACCAAGTTGAGACGATGATTCGGCTTTTATTACATTTCAAATGGTCATACATTGCTGCGGTATTTTCCCAGGGCGGTTACGGTACCGAAGGCGTTAAACATATTCAAGAGCGTGTTGCTAGCAAAGGCATTTGCTTCGAAACACTGGCGGAAATTAGAATCCACTCTTACCAAGAGGATTACGACATGATTGTCAGACGGCTTATACTTGGCAAATCCAAAGTCGTGATCGTTTTCGCGAACACTATCGATACGGTAAATTTCATCGATGCTGTTTCTCGCGCGCAGCAGACGGATAAATACGTATTCATTTTTTCCGATTCTATAACGTCAATCATCGCGTCCACGGACAAATTCCAAAAGATCCCCGTTGGCTCGTTCGGAGTCACCCAATTCACAGTGCACGACCCGGGCTTCGAAAAGTATTACAGATCAATGCGAACTTTGAATATCAGCGGAGATCTCACATTGTTCGATGACATCGTAGAGAGTTCTTGTTCGCCTCATTCTGAATCATGTAGTTTATTGAGAAACAGTTCTGATTTGACCGTTTCGCTTGTAATTGACAGTGTATACGCGTATGCAAATGCACTCCATACGCTGATTGTAAGCGAATGTTTGAACACGAGTAAAAATGTAAGAACTTGTGTTACTGGCTCTTTATTGAGAAGCTTTCTTGGGAACGTTAGTTTCGAAGGGTTAGTCGGGAAGATAGAATTTGATAGCAATGGCGATGTAGTTGGTTATTTGGAAATCAGGAATTTCCAACTTGTTAACGGCTTAAGACATGCTCGAAGAGTTGGCCTGTATCATATTGCCAATGATGATTTGAGCATGTATGACGATGGAAAGGTAGTTTGGCCGTATGGTTTCAAAAGTAACTCATCCTCACCTCCAATATCAGCGTGTTCGGAGCACTGTTCACCCGGTTTCTATCGCCTGCCCAAAGATGTGCCTTGTTGTTGGGAATGTAAACGTTGTcgggaaaatgaaataaccaaCGAAAATCGAAGCAAGTGTACGAAATGTCCCCAATTCCAGTGGCCCGACAAACTCTGGCATACCTGCATGAACATAGAACCAACTTTCATACACTGGTCAGAACCTGTAGCTATTGGTATATCTACATTAGCAAGCATTGGAATTATCGTAACGATTATCATTTTCGTAATATTCACATACTTCAGAAACTCTAAACTTATAAAAGCGTCCAGTACGGAAatcatgtatatgattttGTTGGGGATATTTTGTTCGCTTTTTTTGTGTTTCGTTTTTTTCGCCAAACCGTCGATGATTACTTGTCAAGTGACGCAATTCGGATTTCACGTCAGTTTCACCTTTACTTATGCTCCGCTGATGGTGAAAACGAGGAGAATATTTTCGATATTCTATTATGGCAGCAGGACGAAACGACCGCCAAGATTCGTAAACAGTAAATCACAGATTGTCATTGCCTCGATACTTATCACAGTGCAG gTATTCGTTTGTGTGTTGATAGCTGCCGTTGAACCGCCTCATCGGAAGTTGTACATGCGCATCTTGACCGTGAAAAAAGTAGAACTAGGATGTGATACATCTATGAGGACAACAATGATCTGCGTATCTTATAACTTAATACTTATCATTGCGTGTACATACTACGCGATCAGGTCGAGAAAAGTGCCCGAAAACTTCAACGAATCTCGTTTCATCAGTTTCAGTGTATATACGACGCTCATTCTATGGTTAGTTTTCATTCCGACTTTTTTCACGGCTTCTCAAGAAAAAGCGAAAGTCGTCTATCTGACACtggcaatgataataaattcatACGTAGTTCATGTGTGTTTGTTCTTGCCGAAATTGTACGCAGTAATGTTCGTCGATGAAAACGATATCAGGGTTCTCCAAACGACGGCGAGAAACGGCAGCCGAGCGGTAGCAGAATCTCCGATGATTACGAATAAAAAGTCAATCTCGTCACCATTACATAATTCAATCGTAAAACCCCAAAACGACCTGCAATAG